The window CCGCCGGGGCCGTTGGCGTCAAGGCCATCGGTTTCGTCCAGTTCAAGCACGACACTCTTGGCCGTGGGAGCGCTGGCGGACTGGAGAGCCTGGAGGGACTGCTCCTGGTTCTCTTTTACATCGGTACGGAGTTCGTCGTAATCGGCTGCCACTTTTTAATGCCTCTTCGTGTTAGGGGGTTACCGGGTATGCAACGTACAGCATGCCACGAAAATTCCATACCATACCCCAGTTCCACAGCTTGTGGCGAAAACCACGTGGGTGACGGGCAAAAAAACCCGCCACCCAGCGTCATTTCGCCTCTGTATTACCGAAGTTCAATGTCCAGCTCTTGGAAGTCGTCGGCCGCGTGGCGGCCAACCAACAACCGGAACGTGCCCTGCTCAAACTGCCAGCCGGCGTCGTAATGTGCAAACGCCTTGGCCGGGATGAGTATTTCCACGCTCTCCGTGCCGGCCGGGGCGAGGTGCGTTCCAGTGTAGCCAGCGAGCCAGCGCACGGGCCTCTCCACGGCAGATTCGGGGCGTTCCAGATAAACCTGGACTACTTCCCGCCCGGTGCGGGTGCCGGTGTTCTTGACGGGAACGTGGACCACGACATTATTGCCTGCAGTGACCACCTGCGGTGCGTGGGTCTTGCCGAACTCGAACGTGGTGTAGCCAAGTCCATAACCGAACGGCAGGGCCGGAGCCGCGCCGCCTTCGGCTTCCTGCTTCAGCCACGCCCTGTAGCCGATGTGGATTCCCTCGGAGTAGACCACCTTGCCGTCAACGGGTGTGGTGTTGAGGACGGGGACGTCTGCCAGCGCGGCGGGCCAGGTGGTGGGAAGGCGTCCACCTGGTTCCTCGACACCCAGCAGGATGTCTGCGATGGCGCTGCCGAATTCCTGTCCACCGAACCAGCCCAGCAGGACAGCGTCCACCGCATCAAGCCACGGCATGAGCACAGGCGAACCCGAGTTCACCACCACCACCGTGCGCGGATTGGCCGCAGCCACGGCCTCCACCAACTGGTTCTGGTGGCCGGGAAGGTCCAGGTTCTTGCGGTCGAAGCCCTCGGATTCAATGGCCGCGCTGGTGCCAACAACCACCACAGCTACATCGGAGTTGCGGGCAGCTTCCACGGCGGCGTCGATCTCCGCCTGTGGATCCTCCACCACGGTTTCCTCGCCCAAGAGGATGGCCGTGAACGGGATGATCTGTTCCTTGGGAAGTTGGTACTCGGCCTCGATCCGGACAGCCTGGCCAGTGGAGGTTTCCACGGCATGGACAGTCTTGGGCGGATCGAAAAGCGCGGCGCCCAGAACTTCGGTGTCGTCCTTGATCTCGTCGTTGAAGACTTCCGTGCCGTCCAGGACAAAGCGGATCCGGCCCACGGTGCCGACGCCCAGGTGGTGGACGCCTGCTGTTTCGGCTGTCCAGTCCGCTTCCATGCGGATGGAGGCGGCGCCGTCGGGAATTCCAATGCCGAACCAGATCAGGTGCGAGGCCAAACGGTCTTCGCCGGAGATCTCCGTGCCGTCTTCCGCCAGGAAAGTCACACGGATTCCGGGCACATTGGACACCGGGTTGTGCAGTGTCGTGCGAGGGAACGCCTGGATGCCCTCGGCAACCTTGGCGCCGCGCGCGTAGGTGACCGTGACGTCGTCGGGCAGTGCCTTCCGCAGCCCCTCCAACGGCGAGACCGTGTACTTGGGCATGACGGTGGCGCTTCCGCCGCCCTGGGTGCGGGCTTCATCTGCGTTGTGGCCGATCACGGCGACGCTGCTGAGTGCCTTGGCATCCAGTGGCAGGAGGCCCTTGTTGCGGACCAACACGGCGCCGCGGACGGCTACTTCACGCGCGACGGCGGCCCCGTCCAGTTGAGTTGGGAGCTGGGTGACTGCAGGTTCGAAGCCTTCGAGTGAACCGACGCGGGCTGCCAGGCGCAGGATCCTGGTGACCTTCTCCAGGATGGCTTCCCGGCTCACACGGCCATCGTTGACGGCGGCGAGGAGCTTGGGTCCCCAGTGGCCTACAGGTCCCGGCATTTCAAGGTCCTGGTGGGCGTTTGCGGCGTCCACGGAACGTACGCCGGTCCAGTCGGACACTACGACGCCGTCGAAGCCCCACTCGGTGGACAGTGGCGTTTCCAGCAGCTTGTTTTCGCTCGCCGTGGTGCCGTTGATGGAGTTGTAGGAGCTCATCACCAGCCAGGCGCGGGCCTCGGTGATGGCGTCCTCGAAGGCGGCCAGGTACAGCTCGCGGAGCGGGCGTTCGTCCACTACGGAGTCTGCGGTGAAGCGCTCGGTCTCGGCCTCGTTGGCGAGGTAGTGCTTGGGGGTGGCGCCCACGCCCATGGACTGCACGCCTGCAACGTACCCGGCGGCCATGGTGGCGGTGAGCCGCGGATCCTCGCTCATGCACTCGAAGTGGCGGCCACCCAAAGGTGATCGGTGGAGGTTGATGGTGGGGCCGAGGACGGCGTGGATGCCCTTCCGACGGGCTTCCTGGCCCAGGACCTGGCCGTAGCGGTGGGCCGTTTCGACACTCCACGTCGCGGACAATGCCGACGACGACGGCAAGGAGACGGAGTCGTGGCGCTCATCGAAGTCTTCGCCGCGGACGCCTGCCGGGCCGTCAGACATCACCACGCGGGACAGACCTATCTCCGGGATGGCGTGGGTGGACCAGACGTCCGCGCCCGTGAGCAGCTGTACTTGCTGCTCAAGGGACAGGCTCGTGGCGAGTTCACGGATCTTCGCTTCGACGTCCGGGGATCCGGCCTGCGGTGCCGTGACGGCAGCTGCGAGTGTGGGATTCATTTACTTGACTCCTTTGATACGTGTGACGAGGAGGGCGCCGATGATGCCGACTGCCGCACCTCCGAGGAACAAAGCGGGGTAGCCACCCAGGGCGATGACGGGGAAGGCGATAGCAGGCACCAGGGATTGGGGGAGGGCCTGGGCGATGTTGAAGACACCGAAGGTCTTGGCATTCTCTGACTGGTTGCTGGGCAGCAAATCGGTAATGAGAGCTACATCCACGGCACTGAAGACGCCAAGGCCCAAGCCCAGGATTCCTTGGCCTACCAGCACCTGACCGGTGTTGGTGCTGGTGGCGATGACCACCAGGCCGCCCATCATGATCAGGGCGGAGATGATGACCATGCTTTTGCGCTTACCAAGACGATCGCTGATCCAGCCGCCGGCAAGGCTGGTGATGACGGTGCCGGCAGAGCTCACCAGGGTTGCTTGGAACACCAGGCTGGTGACCTGCGTTTCGGCGACGCCGAGGTGGTCCGTGAAGAAGTACGGCAGGTAGAGAAGGCCGGCACAGTAACCCACGTAGACCAGGAACTTGGTGACCCAAGCCCACCCCAGACCGGGGTAATCCTTGGGGTTGAAGTAGAAGGAACCGAGGATTTCCTTGA is drawn from Arthrobacter sp. 31Y and contains these coding sequences:
- a CDS encoding beta-glucosidase family protein is translated as MNPTLAAAVTAPQAGSPDVEAKIRELATSLSLEQQVQLLTGADVWSTHAIPEIGLSRVVMSDGPAGVRGEDFDERHDSVSLPSSSALSATWSVETAHRYGQVLGQEARRKGIHAVLGPTINLHRSPLGGRHFECMSEDPRLTATMAAGYVAGVQSMGVGATPKHYLANEAETERFTADSVVDERPLRELYLAAFEDAITEARAWLVMSSYNSINGTTASENKLLETPLSTEWGFDGVVVSDWTGVRSVDAANAHQDLEMPGPVGHWGPKLLAAVNDGRVSREAILEKVTRILRLAARVGSLEGFEPAVTQLPTQLDGAAVAREVAVRGAVLVRNKGLLPLDAKALSSVAVIGHNADEARTQGGGSATVMPKYTVSPLEGLRKALPDDVTVTYARGAKVAEGIQAFPRTTLHNPVSNVPGIRVTFLAEDGTEISGEDRLASHLIWFGIGIPDGAASIRMEADWTAETAGVHHLGVGTVGRIRFVLDGTEVFNDEIKDDTEVLGAALFDPPKTVHAVETSTGQAVRIEAEYQLPKEQIIPFTAILLGEETVVEDPQAEIDAAVEAARNSDVAVVVVGTSAAIESEGFDRKNLDLPGHQNQLVEAVAAANPRTVVVVNSGSPVLMPWLDAVDAVLLGWFGGQEFGSAIADILLGVEEPGGRLPTTWPAALADVPVLNTTPVDGKVVYSEGIHIGYRAWLKQEAEGGAAPALPFGYGLGYTTFEFGKTHAPQVVTAGNNVVVHVPVKNTGTRTGREVVQVYLERPESAVERPVRWLAGYTGTHLAPAGTESVEILIPAKAFAHYDAGWQFEQGTFRLLVGRHAADDFQELDIELR
- a CDS encoding DUF4193 domain-containing protein codes for the protein MAADYDELRTDVKENQEQSLQALQSASAPTAKSVVLELDETDGLDANGPGGEIVAEELVIQVIPQANDEFTCHSCFLVRHRSQIAREKDGVAYCTDCEG